A section of the Lujinxingia vulgaris genome encodes:
- a CDS encoding phosphopentomutase: MEKRAVLIVLDSVGVGELPDAADYGDVGSHTLGHIAEAISDFEIPNMRALGMGNIEGIPQLEPVASPSAHYGRMAEKAHGKDTATGHWEFVGIIPDKPFRTFPDGFTDEIIQEFIEKTGVPGVLGNRAASGTVIIEELGQEHIKTGKPIVYTSADPVFQIAAHEDVVPLETLYKWCEIAYDIVIPRGQSRVIARPFVGEFPDFKRTANRKDFTFPPPSETVLDRLQAAGIRTTGIGKIGNIYAHQGLSDELKSKTNDHGVELTIDCIKDRTGLIFTNLVDFDALYGHRRNPRGYADALMTFDRQLPSIIEALDEGDLLIITADHGNDPTYPGTDHTREYVPLLIIEKGRTAPGRPLGTRASFADIGATLGAYFGVEWNIGEPIDLG; the protein is encoded by the coding sequence CTGGAAAAACGCGCCGTTCTCATCGTTCTGGACTCCGTCGGCGTTGGCGAGTTGCCCGACGCGGCCGACTACGGCGACGTGGGCTCGCATACGCTGGGGCATATCGCCGAGGCCATCAGCGACTTTGAGATCCCCAACATGCGCGCCTTAGGCATGGGCAACATCGAGGGCATTCCGCAGCTTGAGCCGGTCGCCAGCCCCTCGGCCCACTACGGCCGCATGGCCGAAAAAGCCCACGGCAAAGACACCGCCACCGGCCACTGGGAGTTTGTGGGCATCATCCCCGACAAACCTTTTCGCACCTTCCCCGACGGCTTTACCGACGAGATCATCCAGGAATTTATCGAAAAAACCGGGGTCCCCGGCGTGTTGGGAAACCGCGCCGCCAGCGGCACCGTGATCATCGAAGAGCTCGGCCAGGAGCATATCAAAACCGGCAAGCCCATCGTCTACACCTCCGCCGACCCGGTCTTCCAGATCGCCGCCCACGAAGACGTCGTGCCGCTGGAGACCCTCTATAAGTGGTGCGAGATCGCCTACGACATCGTCATCCCCCGCGGCCAATCCCGCGTCATCGCCCGGCCCTTCGTCGGCGAATTTCCGGACTTTAAGCGCACGGCCAATCGCAAAGATTTTACCTTTCCGCCGCCCAGCGAGACGGTGCTCGACCGCCTGCAGGCCGCCGGCATCCGCACCACGGGCATCGGCAAGATCGGTAATATCTACGCCCACCAGGGCTTGAGCGACGAGCTCAAGAGCAAAACCAACGACCACGGCGTCGAGCTCACCATCGACTGCATCAAAGACCGCACGGGGCTGATCTTCACGAACCTCGTCGACTTCGACGCCCTCTACGGCCACCGCCGCAACCCCCGCGGCTACGCCGACGCCCTGATGACCTTCGACCGCCAACTCCCCTCGATCATCGAGGCGCTCGACGAGGGCGATCTGCTCATCATCACTGCCGACCACGGCAACGACCCCACCTACCCGGGCACCGACCACACCCGCGAGTACGTGCCGCTGCTCATCATCGAAAAGGGCCGCACCGCGCCGGGCCGCCCGCTGGGCACCCGCGCCTCTTTTGCGGATATCGGCGCCACGCTTGGCGCGTATTTTGGCGTGGAATGGAACATCGGTGAACCCATTGATCTGGGCTGA
- a CDS encoding tetratricopeptide repeat protein, with protein MRRLVVVWVALVVLGWSVSASAQMIEPYQGPETGLLRGDAYYYEGDYYRALTAYKDFLREAPDDRRAERVRLKMAWVYFNVGEHGEAARELDRLAAQAEDVIVGWWARYYYGQVALASDRRPLAERAFEEVITTCEPYVARVGEPTDDPEIRECLELSSAATLGLARLEAVRHDFDAASRRLRAMPGVSPLAGDAAEIADLVEGLEIPRKSPALAGILSIVPGLGHVYLGQYGSAFVAFLWNGAFIYAIVDSVLAGRYGQAVLIGLVESIWYGGTIFGAVGGAHRFNRDAMRVVEDGLRRDLLELYRDEPWPARFPAHPAYLELSIPF; from the coding sequence ATGCGAAGGCTCGTGGTGGTGTGGGTGGCGCTGGTGGTGCTGGGGTGGAGTGTCTCGGCCAGCGCCCAGATGATTGAGCCTTATCAGGGACCGGAGACCGGTCTGTTGCGCGGGGACGCCTACTACTACGAGGGCGACTACTACCGCGCGCTGACCGCCTACAAAGATTTTCTGCGCGAAGCCCCCGACGACCGCCGCGCCGAGCGGGTGCGCCTGAAGATGGCCTGGGTCTATTTCAATGTGGGGGAGCACGGGGAGGCCGCCCGCGAGCTCGACCGGCTGGCGGCCCAGGCCGAGGACGTTATCGTGGGGTGGTGGGCGCGCTACTACTACGGGCAGGTCGCCCTGGCCTCGGATCGGCGGCCGCTGGCCGAGCGTGCTTTTGAGGAGGTGATCACAACCTGTGAGCCCTATGTGGCGCGGGTTGGTGAGCCCACCGACGATCCGGAGATCCGCGAATGCCTGGAGCTTTCCAGCGCCGCCACCCTGGGGCTTGCCAGGCTGGAGGCGGTGCGCCACGACTTTGATGCAGCGAGCCGCAGGCTGCGCGCGATGCCCGGGGTGAGCCCGCTGGCCGGCGATGCTGCCGAGATCGCCGATCTCGTGGAGGGGCTGGAGATTCCCCGAAAAAGCCCGGCGCTGGCCGGCATCCTGTCGATCGTGCCGGGGCTGGGGCATGTGTACCTGGGGCAGTACGGGAGCGCCTTTGTGGCATTTTTGTGGAACGGCGCGTTTATCTACGCCATCGTCGACTCGGTGCTGGCCGGGCGCTACGGGCAGGCCGTGCTCATCGGGCTTGTGGAGTCGATCTGGTACGGGGGCACGATCTTTGGCGCGGTGGGCGGCGCGCACCGCTTTAACCGCGACGCGATGCGGGTCGTCGAAGACGGGCTGCGCCGCGATCTTCTTGAGCTCTATCGCGATGAGCCCTGGCCGGCGCGTTTTCCGGCGCATCCGGCCTATCTGGAGCTGTCGATTCCCTTTTGA